In the genome of Actinobacillus lignieresii, the window ATTCGTTCAATCTTCAACCGTGCCGGCATTGATGTAAAAGGCCTAAACGGCGCAATTAATTTAACTGAAGATAAAGAACGTGCGTTAGCGGTTAAACTTTTACAGTTTGAAGAAGCATTAAACGGTGTAGCAAAAGACGGTATGCCGCATATTCTTTGCCAATACTTATACGAATTAGCCGGCGCATTCTCAAGTTTCTACGAAGCTTGCCCGATGCTGAATGCGGAAGAAAACGTGAAAAACAGCCGCTTACGTTTAGCCGCATTAACGGCGAAAACGCTAAAACAAGGTTTAGAACTCTTGGGTATTAAGACGATTGAAAAAATGTAATGAAACGTCCCCCTCTTTTGTAAAGAGGGGTTAGGGGAAATTTTACAAGCGGTGAAATTTCTCCAATATTTTGCAAATTTTAGATCTAACAAATCTCCCCCTGCCCCTCTTTGCTTAAAGAGGGGAGTAAAAAAGGAATAACAATGAAATTTATTGATGAAGCCCTGATTCGTGTCGAAGCAGGCGATGGCGGTAACGGTTGTGTAAGTTTCCGCCGTGAAAAATATATCCCGAAAGGCGGGCCGGACGGCGGTGACGGCGGTGACGGCGGCGATGTGTATTTAATCGCTGACGAAAACTTAAATACGCTTATCGACTACCGTTTTGAAAAACGTTATGCCGCAGGTCGTGGCGAGAACGGTCGTAGTGCCGGTTGTACCGGTCACCGTGGTAACGATATTACTTTACGTGTGCCGGTTGGTACGCGAGCAATCGACAATGACACTCAAGAAGTGATCGGCGACTTAACTAAACACGGTATGAAAATGTTGGTGGCAAAAGGTGGTTATCACGGTTTAGGGAATACCCGTTTTAAATCGTCGGTAAACCGTGCGCCTCGCCAAAAAACGAACGGTACACCGGGCGAGAAACGTGATTTATTACTTGAGTTAATGCTACTTGCCGATGTCGGTATGCTTGGCTTACCGAATGCCGGTAAATCAACCTTTATCCGTGCGGTATCGGCTGCAAAACCGAAAGTCGCGGATTATCCGTTTACCACGCTTGTGCCAAGTTTGGGCGTAGCGCGTGTCGGAGCGGATCGCAGTTTCGTGGTGGCGGATATTCCGGGCTTAATTGAAGGTGCGGCGGACGGTGCCGGTTTAGGTATTCGCTTCTTAAAACACCTTGAACGTTGCCGTGTGTTAATTCATTTAGTCGATATTATGCCGATTGACGAAAGCGATCCGGCACAAAATATTTCGGTGATTGAAAGCGAGCTTTACCAATATAGCGAAAAATTATCGGAAAAACCGACTTGGTTAGTGTTCAATAAGATTGACACGATTGGCGAAGAAGAAGCACAAGAGCGAGCAAAAGAAATTGCAGAACAAATCGGTTGGGAAGGCGATTATTACCTAATTTCTGCTGCAACCGGTCAAAATGTACAAAATCTTACCCGTGACATTATGGACTTTATCGAAGCGAATCCTCGTGAAGTGGTGGAAGAAAATACAGAAGCGGATGAAGTGAAATTCAAGTGGGATGATTACCATCAACAAGCAATGCAAAACCCTATCGAAGAAGATTGGGATGACTTTGATGATGATTGGTCGGAAGAAGATGAAGAAGGTGTGGAATTTGTTTACACCCGTAGCTAATCCCAGCTAATGACAAGCGGTTGAATTTGCGAAAAAATTTGCAAATTCGACCGCTTTTTATTTGAGGAACCAAAATGCTAAATGCCAAAAGTTGTGAATTATTCGAAATCCCGTTTTTTCAATTTGCGCAAATGAAAAAATATTGTCCGGAAGATATTCCGTTGATAAAAGCAAATTACAAAGCGGAGTGGCAAAAATGGAAAGCGTTGCATTTAGAAGTGGCACGTCAGCTCGGTATGCCGTTTGCCGAACCGCATATTGAAAAATGGTGTAACGGTTGGCAGGTGAGGTCGCACTTTTTTGCGTATTACAAATATGAATTTAACCGCAATTCTGCGGCAATCTTATCGGTGATTTTAAATCGCCGCCGTTTACAGGTGTGTTTGGATTGGCATTGTTACCGAGCGGATCGTTCGCAGATTTCATTGGCTCAATATAACCAATGGCTGGAAAAATTAGACCGCTTGCAATACCAAGATTTTGAGGTGTGGCACGGTGCGGAAAGTGAATATGCCGATTTTAAAACACTTAAAGAAACTGATTCGTTG includes:
- the cgtA gene encoding Obg family GTPase CgtA, translated to MKFIDEALIRVEAGDGGNGCVSFRREKYIPKGGPDGGDGGDGGDVYLIADENLNTLIDYRFEKRYAAGRGENGRSAGCTGHRGNDITLRVPVGTRAIDNDTQEVIGDLTKHGMKMLVAKGGYHGLGNTRFKSSVNRAPRQKTNGTPGEKRDLLLELMLLADVGMLGLPNAGKSTFIRAVSAAKPKVADYPFTTLVPSLGVARVGADRSFVVADIPGLIEGAADGAGLGIRFLKHLERCRVLIHLVDIMPIDESDPAQNISVIESELYQYSEKLSEKPTWLVFNKIDTIGEEEAQERAKEIAEQIGWEGDYYLISAATGQNVQNLTRDIMDFIEANPREVVEENTEADEVKFKWDDYHQQAMQNPIEEDWDDFDDDWSEEDEEGVEFVYTRS
- a CDS encoding HI_0552 family protein, which encodes MLNAKSCELFEIPFFQFAQMKKYCPEDIPLIKANYKAEWQKWKALHLEVARQLGMPFAEPHIEKWCNGWQVRSHFFAYYKYEFNRNSAAILSVILNRRRLQVCLDWHCYRADRSQISLAQYNQWLEKLDRLQYQDFEVWHGAESEYADFKTLKETDSLLLENEEDFWCIGRNIEKADLDQIDVAEFIYQTIRKLLPLYEACHQ